The segment TTAAAGAAATGAGCACGACAGTGGCCAGCTGCAAAGACTGCTACATGATGAATGTTGTCATTCTGGTCAGTTTAATCACATCCacagaaaggtgtgtcagaAGCACACAATCAAGATTGGATATGGGTACAGAAAGAGGTCACGTTTTCTATATGTGTTTGCCACAAGCGTGTTTGTGGTAAAACGTACAAGAGGCCAGGTTGACAAAGCCGCTCCTAAAAAATGGTGGCTAAGTAAAGACGGGTAGGTAAGATGTTAATCAGCGCGGCAGTGCTTCCTCCCGCTTGCTGAACAGCAGGTTCCCTTCCCTCACTCTGGCTCTTTAATGCAGGGCCCAGCCAGGCCCAAACATCCTGACGGAGAGAGGCTTTTCCCTTATCAGGCAGGAAACACCGCTCCTCCGCTACATCCTCTTTACAAGAAGCACGACTCAACCATTCCCAAAAAATGCAGGAAGACCAGCCAGACTCCAGGATTTGTCAAAAGCCCCCTGAATTCCTTTTATCGAACAAGAAAAATTCAAGAGGACAGAGCGATAGAGAAGGGGAGGAGTGGAGAGAGGAGAAAGGGAAGAAAAATAGAGAGAAAAATGAGGAGGGTGTAAAACAGTGAAGGAGGCCCTggaatttttatatttttatttattttgcacaGATTACGAAAGGTCTGCATCAGCAAGATATACCATGGGATGAGGGGGCGGCTGCGGAAGGGGTGGTGGGGGTCCAGCATGCCTTAGAATGGCGCCCAGAATAAGACtccaacaaaacaaagaacggCTGAGATGAAGGCGGGTGGCGACGAATTCGCGCCTGTTTTACACTAATCCTCTGAACTGggatgaaatgaaagaaagtagAGATGAATGGAGAAACACGATGGAGGGTGGAGAAAGCCAGTACGGTAGTGGGTGTTGGAATGGGCCTCTCGAGCCTGGAATAGAAGAATTACCTGGTGTGGCACTCCATTTAGAGATGAATCTCTAAAATAAGAtgcattcaatttttttttctctccaattTGTGCATGGAAATCATCACAAACTAGCAGGAGTCCTATACTTTTTTTTAtagtcatttttatttctcgCTGTTCTAAGTGGCCGCAACCCTGAAATGTATCGGTTATTACCGACATCTCCTTTGAATAACAATGAAATGACAAATGCTCATTCTTTTGTGGTACTTTGTCTGTGGGCGTATCATCCAAGTGGCAACTGCATTAATATAAAAATTGACCTTTATTTTAAATTAATGTCATTCATAAACCTAAATCAGCATACAGTTATAGTTACCGTTAttatttttcattgtaaagGTTGATTATATATATTATGAAGTACTTGAGAAGTATAAATGCCTTTTCTTTCTTCATCAAAAACCTTTTTCTTAAATTGCATAAGAAATGTCCAACCAAAACCTCATTCAATTACATCTACTGAGGTAAGACTCCCAAACTAATGAGAGCAAGAACATGAAATACAAACATTCGAATGGAAAGCGTTGATATTAGCATTACATTTATGCAAATCATCAAAGGACTTAAATTAGCTTCTAAAGAGAGTCTGTACATGCCTCGGTGGCAACAGTAACTGGTAGCATTTACAAGTGGACAAACAAGTCTTTTAAGATTGTTCAACTGGTTTGGAAATTTCATGACAACTGGAGGTGGCATACTATAGTGTTTTGTGTCTGCTTCCCTGAGGTGTCCATCTCCTTTTCTTCATGTTCCTCAAATTGCTCTTTGTTCTTTGTTCTTTGTTCTTTCCTCGGCTCCAGACAATCATATTGCTCAGTAATCAGTTCAGCTTTTTCGTGGATGGTCGGAAGAAGTTGCTCGTTGATGCTCATAAGGGTTTTGAAATCACAAACGGGCACACAACAAAATATGGCCCTTATCAGCACTCAAGCGCAACATCATCCCAGATCTCTTAACTCGTCTCTATAATCTTGCAGTGTCGGTCACATGCTCGATAGGTGCTTACGAGATGCCATAGTTGTTGTAGTAGGCCGCCGTTGCGTCGGCGAGCACAGAAATGAGGCTGGTTTCTGTGGTGCTGCTGGGACAAGCAGTGGCAGAAGCAGTGGCAGCTGATGCCACCTGGATGTGTCCCGTTACTGTCATGCCGCTGCCCTGCTCGGGGTGGAACCCGGTCCCAGTCGAGTTCAGGTACTGGTCAAACTCATTGCGGTCCACCTCACCCAGGAGCTCAGCCTGGCTCAGCTGGTCTAAAGTCTCCAGGTGTCCCTGAGTCTCTGGTGGTGGGGACAGCTGACCCATGTGGCCCTGGTGGAGCCCGTGGTGAATCTGCGGGAAGGATGAGGAACTATAGTAAGACAGATGAGGGCCGGAGATCAGTCCACCGCCGCCTCCAGTTTGAGGCAAGTGAGGGATGTGGCCTAAGTGTGTGCCCCCACAGTGGATTTGACCCTGGGTGTAGTCAGTGTGGTAAGGAGGCGGGCTGCCCATGTGGGACTGATTCTGGTGGTGCTCATCGGGACACGAGGCTGTGGAAGagcaggagacagaggagctacCGGACGTTGAGTAATAAGAGGAGGGTACATGATCGTGGTCCATGGCATCTAAGGGAGACATCTCAGGAGGGGTGGGCAGGCCGTAGGGGTAGGTGTCGAAGCTACTGTTGGAGCCAGCTGGGTCTCTGAAGGTTCTGACACTGGGCAGGGCAGGGCTGGAGCAGGAAAACCCACCGCCGACTCCATTAGGGCTGCCCTCGTCTTTGTCAAGGGGGTGACAAAGGACGCGCTGCTCAGTCAGGGCGCTGTGATCAGGAGCCAGCCCACTCAGGAAGACAGGGTCCACTCTCTTGCAGATGCGTTTCAGCTGTTTCTTCCGGCGAGGCCGATACTTATAGTTGGGGTAGTCCTGCATGTGCTGCACCCGAagcctctctgcctcctccacGTAGGGCCTCTTCTGAGGAGGAGTTAGGGCCTTCCATGACTTTCCTGCATGCACacaagacacaaaaaaaatcttaattttAACAGGAAATCTTTTCTGAAAAGTTTtaatttgttcttgtttttccttcatttattttcttaatttcaGGTGTGACACATTCCTTCTGTCTTTAATGTCATACAAATATTTCCCATAAAATATTTGTAAAAGTTTTCATTATGATTTTAAAAGGCTTCCTTTTCAGgaataattaaaataataaatccaCACAAAAACTGAATAGCAAAATTGAAAAGGTAAACTCTTTAGAAAGAATGACTTGATGATATGACAGAATATTTTTATTGAAATATTTAGCACTGTTCATTAACTTCTCAGTAGGCTAAATAGAAGacatagaaggaaaaaaaggatgTTTGAATTAAACTATTCTTAGTTTAGTGTTCTTTTCAGCTCGAAACTCGGCCCATTTAAAAGGCATTATTGCCATGTTGCAAAGATAAGCAGACATTTAAAATACAgttcataaaacacattttagatGCATACTACTGCTGTTCTGAAATGAATTCCGATTTGTTCGAGTTTAACACCAGTCGTGAATCCAATGAGCCGCGAAAAATTATTCTCCTCTTCCATGTCTGTTTCTAAACGAATTTTGAAATCCGGTGACCATTATTGACATTTATAAATCACCCTAACCACTGTGAAGTTGTGATTAATTTATTTGGTTTAATTTAATGACCAACTGGCATTAAAAAGCCGTTCAGCTGTGTTTAAAACCCCATTTTAGATTTCAATCTTTTGTCATTTTGGCCTCGCAACAGAAAACTTTTATGAAACAACAAAGGCCTGAAGTGAATCATTAGAGTTAGtttattatgatgatgatgattattatTAGGATTGTTAATAATCCTAATAATGGTAATAATAGGTGAATAGTAAAATTGTAACTttcaataactttttttttctcacccaACATTTTGCTGAGCTCGGCGTTGTGCAGGTCGGGATTTTGAACCGCCAGCCGTTTGCGCTCATCTTTGGCCCATACCATGAACGCGTTCATGGGCCGTCTGATCCGCGGCTCCGGCGCCTTGTCCCCCGGAGTCCTGTGCGGGCCATGTCCGTCGGGCACGTCTCCGTCACCTGCAGGGCACTCGAAGGACTCCGGCCACGACGAGTACGCGCTGATCAAAGCAGCCATCTGCAGCGCGCTCTCTGTTCTCCAAACTTAGGAAGCGCTCCTGACTCTCTTTTTGATAACTTGTAGTCTTTCTATATGCGCGTGATCTAAAAtgacgagaaaaaaaaacaacctacaaataaaaacacactttagaaGAAAATCCCGCGGTGCCTCCCTCACTGCCTACAGTTGGAGATGGGTGTCAAAACAGATTTAGGAGAAACGACAGATGCGCACATGCAGCGGCTCCTCCTTGTGGGTTATGATTCAGTCTTTCCCGGTGGTTGGGGGGAGCGCTTTATATTTGAGGAGCAGGTTCCAGGAGAAACCCCGAAGGACTCTCGACTCCTCCTTGATAGCAAGTTGAGCCCAAGGAAGAGAGAGAGCTCAACATTTCAACACAACCAACTCCTTAAACTGGCctcacaacaaaacaacactTTCCTCTGACCTAATATCCATTTAACTAATGGGGCGGCTCATGACGCAGCAGCACGTTATACTTTTTGGCTGCTGATCACATTTACTTTTATAGAAACCATGAAATCCACGAGGTAATTTCTCAGAAATCCTATATATATGCATTCATGTTTTTTAATTGTGATAAAGAGATTTTGCTActtaacatatatatatatatatatatatatatatatatat is part of the Odontesthes bonariensis isolate fOdoBon6 chromosome 24, fOdoBon6.hap1, whole genome shotgun sequence genome and harbors:
- the sox7 gene encoding transcription factor SOX-7; amino-acid sequence: MAALISAYSSWPESFECPAGDGDVPDGHGPHRTPGDKAPEPRIRRPMNAFMVWAKDERKRLAVQNPDLHNAELSKMLGKSWKALTPPQKRPYVEEAERLRVQHMQDYPNYKYRPRRKKQLKRICKRVDPVFLSGLAPDHSALTEQRVLCHPLDKDEGSPNGVGGGFSCSSPALPSVRTFRDPAGSNSSFDTYPYGLPTPPEMSPLDAMDHDHVPSSYYSTSGSSSVSCSSTASCPDEHHQNQSHMGSPPPYHTDYTQGQIHCGGTHLGHIPHLPQTGGGGGLISGPHLSYYSSSSFPQIHHGLHQGHMGQLSPPPETQGHLETLDQLSQAELLGEVDRNEFDQYLNSTGTGFHPEQGSGMTVTGHIQVASAATASATACPSSTTETSLISVLADATAAYYNNYGIS